From the genome of Solidesulfovibrio carbinolicus, one region includes:
- a CDS encoding putative transporter, giving the protein MALWTQLLLAPSALQAVVVIGLVAATGLALGRLPVAGVRLGVGGVLFTGLAAGHYGLALDRHILEFVREFGLILFVYAIGMQVGPGFVDSLRRRGLRLNLVAGGIVVFGAALTAAFHFFGLFPLPVAVGVYSGAVTNTPSLAAASQAFAELAPAQAEALVGQAGLGYAVAYPFGIFGIILAMLAVRRIFRIDPAAETRQLETLLAENAPPLTSRTIEATLPAAFGRPLAELPAIAEGGAVVSRVMTGGVVRPVSADTVLAPGMLVHAVGRAESLDALCREIGHDSDQDLPALPGPVEVRAFRVTRAAAVGRTVEALGLGPDNDVAVTRITRAGTEFSPGPGVGLHFGDTVRCVGTAEALAFAEARLGNSARELATPHVMPIFIGILAGAVLGGIAVPLPGLPTCVRLGVAGGPLLASILLSRLHHFGGLVWYLPQSANLLLREIGICLFLSCVGLAAGSRFVAAVGSGQGLVWLAAGAAITFVPLLTAGVFGRMLLKCNYASSCGLLAGAMTDPPALAFASQMLGGDAPASVYATVYPLAMILRIVTGQLLVLTLFSG; this is encoded by the coding sequence ATGGCCCTTTGGACCCAGCTCTTGCTCGCTCCCTCGGCGCTCCAGGCCGTGGTGGTCATCGGGCTGGTCGCCGCAACCGGCCTGGCCCTGGGACGCCTGCCCGTGGCCGGGGTACGCCTGGGCGTCGGGGGCGTGCTTTTCACGGGTCTGGCCGCCGGCCACTACGGCTTGGCCCTGGATCGCCACATCTTGGAATTTGTCCGGGAATTCGGCCTGATCCTTTTCGTCTACGCCATCGGCATGCAGGTCGGGCCGGGGTTTGTCGATTCCCTGCGCCGCCGGGGTCTGCGGCTCAATCTCGTGGCCGGGGGCATCGTCGTTTTCGGAGCCGCTCTCACCGCCGCCTTCCATTTTTTCGGGCTTTTCCCCCTGCCGGTGGCCGTGGGCGTCTACAGCGGGGCCGTGACCAACACCCCCTCGTTGGCCGCCGCCTCCCAGGCCTTTGCCGAGCTGGCCCCGGCCCAGGCCGAAGCCCTGGTCGGCCAGGCCGGCCTGGGCTACGCCGTGGCCTACCCCTTTGGCATCTTCGGCATCATCCTGGCCATGCTGGCCGTGCGCCGCATTTTCCGCATCGACCCGGCGGCCGAAACACGCCAGCTCGAAACGCTTTTAGCCGAAAACGCCCCGCCGCTGACTTCGCGCACCATCGAGGCGACCCTGCCCGCCGCCTTTGGCCGTCCCCTCGCCGAACTCCCGGCCATCGCCGAGGGCGGGGCAGTGGTTTCGCGGGTCATGACCGGCGGCGTGGTGCGTCCGGTCAGCGCCGACACGGTGCTGGCCCCGGGGATGCTCGTCCACGCCGTGGGCCGGGCCGAGTCCCTGGACGCGCTGTGCCGGGAGATCGGCCACGACAGCGACCAGGACCTGCCCGCCCTGCCGGGGCCGGTGGAGGTGCGCGCGTTTCGGGTCACCCGAGCCGCCGCCGTGGGCCGCACCGTGGAGGCCCTGGGCCTTGGCCCGGATAATGACGTGGCCGTCACCCGCATCACCCGGGCCGGCACGGAATTTTCCCCAGGCCCAGGCGTGGGGCTGCATTTCGGCGACACCGTGCGCTGCGTGGGCACGGCCGAGGCCCTGGCCTTTGCCGAGGCGCGCCTGGGCAACTCCGCCCGGGAGCTGGCCACGCCCCATGTCATGCCCATTTTCATCGGCATCCTGGCCGGAGCGGTCCTGGGCGGCATTGCCGTGCCGCTGCCGGGACTGCCCACCTGCGTGCGCCTGGGCGTGGCCGGCGGCCCGCTACTGGCCTCCATCCTGCTCTCGCGCCTGCACCACTTCGGCGGGTTGGTCTGGTATCTGCCCCAAAGCGCCAACCTGCTTTTGCGTGAGATCGGGATCTGCCTGTTTCTGTCCTGCGTGGGGCTGGCCGCCGGCAGCCGGTTCGTGGCCGCCGTGGGTTCGGGCCAGGGGCTGGTCTGGCTGGCGGCTGGCGCGGCCATCACGTTTGTGCCGCTTTTGACCGCCGGCGTCTTCGGCAGGATGCTTCTCAAGTGCAACTACGCCTCGTCCTGCGGCCTCTTGGCCGGGGCCATGACCGATCCGCCGGCCCTGGCCTTCGCCTCCCAGATGCTTGGCGGCGACGCCCCGGCCTCGGTCTACGCCACGGTCTATCCCCTGGCCATGATTTTGCGTATCGTCACCGGCCAGTTGCTCGTCCTGACCCTTTTTTCCGGCTGA
- the moaA gene encoding GTP 3',8-cyclase MoaA, translating into MTGTSGKALRDGRGRAVSYLRLSVTDRCNLACMYCRPKESFTFIGHDKILRYEEMLDLVGMARDMGIVKLRLTGGEPFARRDFMSFVASIRERYPEMDLRITTNATLLAGRPAMLAKLGVSAVNISLDSLDRAIFARITGHDRLAAVLKGIDECLEAGIRVKINAVALRGINTAEVPAFVAMAEKSPIDVRFIEFMPVGDGNLWRPENYISAQDVVELASRSADFVQDGSDRATGGPARMYRIAGGAGRFGVISPLSEHFCDTCNRLRITADGKLRTCLFSTKEYRLRGMLRNPALGLAAVRRVIALALRTKPLGYEVLNPGAAGKTRGMSAIGG; encoded by the coding sequence ATGACCGGCACATCTGGCAAGGCCCTTCGCGACGGGCGCGGCCGCGCCGTCAGCTACCTGCGCCTTTCCGTCACCGACCGCTGCAACCTGGCCTGCATGTACTGCCGGCCCAAGGAAAGCTTCACCTTCATCGGCCACGACAAGATCCTGCGCTACGAGGAGATGCTCGACCTTGTGGGCATGGCCCGGGACATGGGCATCGTCAAGCTGCGCTTGACCGGCGGCGAACCCTTTGCCCGGCGTGACTTCATGAGTTTCGTCGCCTCCATCCGGGAACGTTACCCGGAAATGGACCTGCGCATCACCACCAACGCCACCTTGCTGGCCGGCCGCCCAGCCATGCTGGCCAAGCTCGGGGTCAGCGCCGTCAACATTTCCCTGGACAGCCTTGATCGGGCAATCTTTGCCCGCATCACCGGCCACGACCGGTTGGCCGCCGTGCTCAAGGGCATCGACGAGTGTCTGGAGGCCGGGATTCGGGTCAAGATCAACGCGGTGGCCCTTCGCGGCATCAACACGGCGGAAGTTCCGGCCTTTGTGGCCATGGCCGAGAAGTCGCCCATTGACGTGCGTTTCATCGAGTTCATGCCGGTTGGCGACGGCAATCTCTGGCGGCCGGAAAACTATATTTCGGCCCAGGACGTGGTGGAGTTGGCTTCGCGTTCCGCCGATTTTGTCCAGGACGGCAGCGACCGGGCCACCGGCGGCCCGGCCCGGATGTACCGCATCGCCGGCGGGGCCGGGCGCTTCGGCGTCATTTCGCCCTTAAGCGAACATTTCTGCGACACCTGCAACCGGCTTCGCATCACGGCCGACGGCAAGCTGCGCACCTGCCTGTTTTCCACCAAGGAATACCGGCTGCGGGGCATGCTGCGCAATCCGGCCCTGGGACTTGCCGCCGTGCGCCGGGTCATCGCCCTGGCCCTTCGCACCAAGCCGCTGGGCTATGAGGTGCTCAACCCCGGCGCGGCCGGCAAGACGCGTGGCATGTCGGCCATCGGCGGCTGA
- the fdnG gene encoding formate dehydrogenase-N subunit alpha yields the protein MEWNRREFLKIAGATTAVTAFGGLGFDLRPAYAEGQAAKLKFTKQSTSVCCYCSVGCGLICSTDKDGKGRVVNIEGDPDHPINEGALCPKGASHYQLGNNDRRIQKVLYRAPYSENWEEKSWDWALDRIARKVKEARDGSFVTKDAKGRVVNRCEGIASVGSAAMDNEECWIYQAMLRAMGLSYIEHQARIUHSATVAALAESFGRGAMTNHWIDIANSDCIFIIGSNAAENHPISFKWALRAKDKGATIIHVDPRYTRTSQHADVFARLRSGSDIPFFGGLIRYILANNLYFKDYVVNYTNASFIVGDKYDFKDGLFSGYDAEKRAYDKSSWSFVRDDAGQIKKDPTLNNPRCVFQILKAHYDRYDMKSVSAITGTPVADLQKVYQTYAATGKPEKSGTMLYAMGQTQHTVGVQNIRAMSIIQLLLGNMGVAGGGINALRGEANVQGSTDQGLLFHILPGYIPTPSAAMQTLAEYNEKNTPVTKDPQSANWWGNRPKYMASFLKSMYPEQDLDTGYTYLPKLEPGKDYSWLSLFDAMLGGAFKGFFAWGQNPAASTANANKTREAMTKLDWMVTVNMFETETGSFWKGPGMDPKKIKTEVFYLPCAVAFEKEGSISNSGRWMQWRYPAQAPLGDSKPDGDIIYELFEKIRGLYAKEGGAYPDPIKNLNWDVATNHIFDPHKVAKRINGYFLKEKTLKVGDTEKTFKPGDPVPAFALLQTDGSTCSGNWIYAASYTDKNMAARRDKTQTAMQAKIGLYPGWTWCWPVNRRVLYNRASVDPQGKPYQPEKAVIAWEDGKWVGDVPDGPWPPMADQKNGKSPFIMTTEGLGLIFGPGRNDGPLPEHYEPLECPVGENPFSKQLHNPTALKFTGPTEVHASCDPRFPFVCSTYRVTEHWQTGVMTRNSPWLLEAEPQMFCEMSPELAKMRGIKNGEKVILESTRGSLWAKAIVTERIQPFTVLGQTIHQVGIPWHYGWTWPKHGGDSANILCPSVGDPNTGIPETKAFMVNVRKA from the coding sequence ATGGAATGGAACCGGCGAGAGTTCCTCAAAATCGCAGGCGCGACCACGGCCGTGACCGCCTTTGGCGGCCTCGGCTTTGATCTGCGCCCGGCCTATGCCGAGGGGCAGGCGGCCAAGCTCAAGTTCACCAAGCAGAGCACCTCGGTGTGCTGCTACTGTTCGGTGGGCTGCGGGCTGATCTGCAGCACGGATAAGGACGGCAAGGGCAGGGTGGTCAACATCGAGGGCGATCCGGATCATCCGATCAACGAAGGCGCGCTGTGCCCCAAGGGCGCGTCCCACTACCAGCTCGGCAACAATGACCGCCGCATCCAGAAGGTGCTCTACCGCGCCCCGTACAGCGAGAACTGGGAAGAAAAATCCTGGGATTGGGCGCTGGACCGTATCGCCCGCAAGGTCAAGGAAGCCCGCGACGGCAGCTTCGTGACCAAGGACGCCAAGGGCCGGGTGGTCAACCGTTGCGAAGGCATCGCCTCGGTCGGTTCCGCCGCCATGGACAATGAAGAGTGCTGGATCTACCAGGCCATGCTCCGGGCCATGGGATTAAGCTACATTGAGCATCAGGCCCGTATCTGACACAGCGCCACTGTAGCGGCTCTGGCAGAGTCGTTCGGACGCGGGGCGATGACCAATCACTGGATCGACATCGCCAATTCTGATTGCATTTTCATTATCGGCAGCAACGCCGCCGAGAACCATCCCATCTCGTTTAAGTGGGCCCTGCGGGCCAAGGACAAGGGCGCGACCATTATCCACGTGGACCCGCGCTACACCCGCACTTCCCAGCATGCCGACGTGTTCGCCAGGTTGCGCTCGGGTTCGGATATCCCGTTTTTTGGGGGTCTTATCCGGTACATCCTGGCCAACAACCTGTATTTCAAGGACTACGTCGTCAACTACACCAACGCGTCGTTTATCGTGGGCGACAAATACGACTTTAAGGATGGCCTTTTTAGCGGCTATGACGCCGAAAAGCGGGCCTACGACAAGTCGAGCTGGAGCTTTGTCCGTGACGACGCCGGCCAGATCAAGAAAGACCCGACGCTGAACAACCCGCGTTGCGTCTTCCAGATCTTAAAAGCCCACTACGACCGTTACGACATGAAGTCGGTCTCGGCCATCACCGGCACGCCGGTGGCCGATCTGCAGAAGGTCTACCAGACCTACGCCGCCACCGGCAAACCCGAGAAGTCCGGCACCATGCTCTACGCCATGGGCCAGACCCAGCACACCGTGGGCGTGCAAAACATCCGCGCCATGTCCATCATCCAGTTGCTTTTAGGCAACATGGGCGTGGCCGGCGGCGGCATCAACGCCCTTCGCGGCGAGGCCAACGTCCAGGGTTCCACCGACCAGGGCCTGCTCTTCCACATTCTGCCCGGCTACATCCCCACCCCCTCGGCGGCGATGCAGACCCTGGCCGAGTACAACGAGAAGAACACCCCGGTGACCAAGGACCCGCAAAGCGCCAACTGGTGGGGCAACCGGCCCAAGTACATGGCGAGCTTTCTCAAGTCCATGTACCCCGAGCAGGATCTCGACACCGGCTACACCTACCTGCCTAAGCTCGAACCGGGCAAGGACTACTCCTGGCTGTCGCTTTTCGACGCCATGCTCGGCGGCGCTTTCAAGGGCTTTTTCGCCTGGGGCCAGAACCCGGCCGCCAGCACCGCCAACGCCAACAAGACCCGCGAGGCCATGACCAAGCTCGACTGGATGGTCACGGTCAACATGTTCGAGACGGAAACCGGCTCCTTCTGGAAGGGTCCGGGCATGGACCCCAAGAAGATCAAAACCGAGGTCTTCTATCTGCCCTGCGCCGTGGCCTTTGAAAAGGAAGGCTCCATCTCCAACTCCGGCCGCTGGATGCAGTGGCGCTATCCGGCCCAGGCCCCCTTGGGCGACTCCAAGCCCGACGGCGACATCATCTACGAACTCTTCGAGAAGATTCGCGGCCTGTACGCCAAGGAAGGCGGCGCCTACCCCGACCCCATCAAGAACCTCAACTGGGACGTGGCCACCAACCACATTTTCGATCCCCACAAGGTCGCCAAGCGCATCAACGGGTACTTCCTCAAGGAAAAAACCCTGAAGGTGGGCGACACGGAAAAGACGTTCAAGCCCGGCGATCCGGTGCCGGCCTTTGCCCTGCTGCAGACCGACGGCTCCACCTGCTCGGGCAACTGGATCTACGCGGCCTCCTACACCGACAAGAACATGGCCGCCCGCCGCGACAAGACGCAAACCGCCATGCAGGCCAAGATCGGTCTCTATCCGGGTTGGACTTGGTGTTGGCCGGTCAACCGCCGGGTGCTCTACAACCGCGCCTCGGTGGATCCCCAGGGCAAGCCTTACCAGCCGGAAAAGGCGGTCATCGCCTGGGAAGACGGCAAGTGGGTGGGCGACGTGCCCGACGGTCCCTGGCCGCCCATGGCCGATCAGAAAAACGGCAAGTCGCCGTTTATCATGACCACCGAGGGCTTGGGCCTCATCTTCGGCCCGGGCCGCAACGACGGTCCCTTGCCCGAACACTACGAGCCCCTGGAATGTCCGGTCGGCGAGAACCCGTTCTCCAAGCAGCTGCACAACCCCACGGCGCTCAAGTTCACCGGCCCCACCGAAGTGCACGCTTCCTGCGATCCGCGCTTCCCGTTCGTGTGCTCCACCTACCGGGTCACCGAACACTGGCAGACCGGCGTCATGACCCGCAACTCCCCCTGGCTGCTTGAAGCCGAACCGCAGATGTTCTGCGAGATGAGCCCCGAGCTGGCCAAGATGCGCGGCATCAAAAACGGCGAGAAGGTGATCCTCGAAAGCACTCGCGGTTCGCTGTGGGCCAAGGCCATCGTTACCGAGCGCATTCAGCCCTTCACCGTGCTCGGTCAGACCATCCACCAGGTGGGCATCCCCTGGCACTACGGCTGGACCTGGCCCAAGCATGGCGGCGACTCGGCCAACATCCTGTGTCCCTCGGTCGGCGACCCCAATACGGGCATCCCCGAGACCAAGGCCTTCATGGTCAACGTGCGCAAGGCCTAG
- a CDS encoding 4Fe-4S dicluster domain-containing protein, giving the protein MTGKSFFVDLSRCTGCRGCQIACKQWKNKPVEPTENTGSHQNPPDLSWQTLKVLRFSEKTIDGKFQWLFFPDQCRHCLDAPCKMVGDSEVPDAIVQDPQTGAVVFTEKCKGLSAGGVREACPYDIPRVDPATKLMYKCDLCNDRIHAGLLPSCVQTCPTGTMNFGDRDEMLALAKDRLAKLKPKFPKAELVDADSVRVIFLTPFPPSAYYKYVQFGDASPRPLSRKAFLAKVMRPLRAFG; this is encoded by the coding sequence ATGACTGGAAAGAGCTTCTTTGTCGACCTGTCGCGCTGCACCGGCTGTCGGGGCTGCCAGATCGCCTGCAAGCAGTGGAAGAACAAACCCGTGGAACCCACGGAAAACACCGGCTCCCATCAGAATCCGCCGGATCTGTCCTGGCAGACGCTGAAAGTGCTTCGGTTTTCCGAGAAAACCATCGACGGCAAGTTCCAGTGGCTGTTCTTCCCGGACCAGTGCCGCCACTGCCTGGACGCGCCGTGCAAGATGGTGGGCGACTCCGAAGTGCCCGACGCCATCGTCCAGGACCCCCAGACCGGAGCCGTGGTCTTCACGGAAAAGTGCAAGGGGTTGTCCGCCGGCGGCGTGCGTGAGGCCTGTCCTTACGACATTCCCCGGGTCGATCCGGCCACCAAGCTCATGTACAAGTGCGATCTGTGCAACGACCGCATCCATGCCGGTCTGCTGCCCTCGTGCGTGCAGACCTGTCCCACCGGGACCATGAACTTCGGTGACCGCGACGAAATGCTGGCTCTGGCCAAGGACCGCCTGGCCAAACTCAAACCCAAGTTCCCCAAGGCCGAACTGGTGGACGCCGACTCGGTGCGGGTCATCTTCCTGACGCCGTTCCCCCCAAGCGCCTACTATAAATACGTCCAGTTCGGAGACGCCAGCCCTCGGCCCTTAAGCCGCAAGGCCTTCCTGGCCAAGGTCATGCGCCCGCTTCGGGCCTTCGGTTAG
- a CDS encoding ABC transporter substrate-binding protein, which yields MRIPFFPLRPRLLRLAAVFVAAVLLSGCSGPSSPDAGSATSPGVTGNTVVVGCSLPLTGHASYLGKQTLYGALAYLNAVNEAGGVAGRTIKLITLDDGYDPPRCVANTQQLIVEDQVFCLFSYVGTPTTAKIIPLLEEARVPLVGSFTGADLLRFPFRRYIVNIRASYYQETAAAVEHLVQDLRLERVGVFYQYDAYGFDGLKGTEMALKDRGLAPVARGSYIRGSMDVEEGVGRILEAKPQAIVMIGAYGPCAKAIKLARARGYRGLFYAVSFVGADEIARILGPGDDTPLVMSQVVPPPDLPEAASLLTGVMDYARLLARSFPDERPNVVGLEGFINARVLVEGLRRCGRELTRERFLDAIESIQDFSVGIASPVSYGRDRRQGLDRVYFTRFDRGRFHMVTDWGGIKAALEAGRAVKAVPNEQDGREAAPSLAPGG from the coding sequence ATGCGCATCCCGTTTTTTCCGCTGCGGCCAAGGTTATTGCGGCTTGCGGCCGTCTTTGTCGCCGCCGTGCTCCTGTCCGGCTGCTCGGGGCCGTCCTCGCCCGACGCCGGTTCGGCCACATCGCCGGGGGTCACCGGCAACACCGTGGTCGTGGGCTGTTCCCTGCCGCTGACCGGACACGCCAGCTACCTCGGCAAACAGACCCTCTACGGCGCGTTGGCCTATTTAAACGCCGTCAACGAAGCCGGCGGCGTGGCCGGCCGGACCATCAAGCTCATCACCCTCGACGACGGCTACGATCCGCCGCGTTGCGTGGCCAACACCCAGCAGCTTATTGTCGAGGATCAGGTCTTTTGCCTTTTCAGCTATGTCGGCACGCCCACCACGGCCAAGATTATTCCGCTTTTGGAGGAAGCCCGGGTGCCGCTGGTCGGCAGCTTCACCGGCGCCGACCTCCTGCGCTTTCCCTTTCGCCGCTACATCGTCAACATCCGCGCCTCCTACTATCAGGAGACCGCCGCCGCCGTGGAGCATCTTGTCCAGGACCTTCGCCTGGAGCGGGTGGGCGTGTTCTACCAGTACGACGCTTACGGTTTCGACGGCCTCAAGGGCACGGAAATGGCGCTCAAGGACCGGGGTCTGGCCCCGGTGGCGCGCGGTTCCTACATCCGGGGTTCCATGGACGTGGAGGAGGGCGTGGGCCGCATCCTGGAGGCCAAGCCCCAGGCCATCGTCATGATCGGGGCCTACGGCCCCTGCGCCAAGGCCATCAAGCTGGCCCGTGCCCGGGGCTACAGAGGGCTTTTCTACGCCGTGTCCTTTGTGGGGGCCGACGAGATCGCCCGCATCCTCGGTCCCGGCGACGATACGCCGCTGGTCATGTCCCAGGTCGTGCCGCCCCCGGATCTGCCCGAGGCCGCCTCGCTGTTGACCGGCGTCATGGACTACGCGCGCCTGCTTGCCCGGTCTTTCCCCGACGAGCGGCCCAACGTCGTGGGCCTGGAGGGCTTCATCAACGCCCGGGTGCTGGTCGAGGGCTTGCGGCGCTGCGGCCGGGAACTGACCCGGGAGCGGTTCCTTGACGCCATCGAATCCATCCAGGACTTTTCCGTGGGCATTGCCAGCCCCGTGAGCTACGGCCGGGACCGCCGCCAGGGGTTGGACCGGGTCTATTTCACCCGCTTTGACCGGGGCCGTTTCCACATGGTCACGGACTGGGGCGGCATCAAGGCCGCCCTGGAAGCCGGGCGCGCCGTCAAGGCCGTGCCCAACGAGCAGGACGGGCGCGAGGCCGCCCCGTCTCTGGCTCCGGGCGGCTGA
- a CDS encoding formate dehydrogenase accessory protein FdhE yields MPFDFDKAAKMLDKKLDSLSRKTVLPASLLSLVAATSRVQLAARAKQDVTVDPAVLEDVERNLRGAPRLARDAFPVDMGRFEALLAEISGLVRQGEGHLAEALAVLEADRAAGSLDMAKAVGRHLAGDDAFFTAYGERTPGAPRLLAFLVQAALAPRLAAVGEAVMAHFPADRSWAFGHCPVCASPPLIGRLVGKEGARHLTCSFCQVEYRAKRLMCPHCGEEDAKQLETFTAAEEPGYLVNVCLRCKNYIKTVDFREFDRPSVPVLNDLESLTLDMAARGQGYNRPVLSAWGF; encoded by the coding sequence ATGCCCTTTGATTTTGATAAAGCTGCAAAAATGCTTGATAAAAAATTGGATTCCCTGTCGCGCAAGACCGTGTTGCCGGCTTCCTTGTTGTCGCTGGTCGCAGCCACCTCCCGGGTGCAGCTTGCGGCCCGGGCCAAACAGGACGTGACGGTCGATCCGGCCGTTCTGGAGGATGTGGAGCGCAACCTGCGCGGCGCGCCCCGCTTGGCCCGGGACGCCTTTCCCGTGGACATGGGCCGGTTCGAGGCGCTTTTGGCCGAAATTTCCGGGTTGGTGCGCCAGGGCGAGGGGCATCTGGCCGAGGCCCTGGCCGTGCTTGAAGCCGACCGGGCGGCCGGAAGCCTCGACATGGCCAAGGCCGTGGGCCGGCATCTGGCCGGCGACGACGCCTTTTTTACCGCCTACGGCGAGCGCACCCCTGGCGCGCCGCGCCTGCTCGCCTTTCTGGTCCAGGCCGCCCTGGCCCCGCGTCTGGCCGCGGTGGGCGAGGCGGTCATGGCCCATTTTCCCGCGGACCGCTCCTGGGCCTTTGGCCACTGTCCGGTCTGCGCCAGCCCGCCGCTCATTGGGCGCCTGGTCGGCAAGGAAGGGGCCAGGCATCTGACCTGCTCCTTTTGCCAGGTCGAATACCGGGCCAAGCGCCTCATGTGCCCGCACTGCGGCGAGGAAGACGCCAAGCAGCTGGAAACCTTCACCGCCGCCGAGGAGCCGGGTTATCTTGTCAATGTCTGCCTGCGCTGCAAGAATTACATCAAGACGGTCGATTTTCGGGAGTTCGACCGGCCAAGCGTGCCGGTCCTGAACGACCTGGAATCCCTGACCCTGGACATGGCCGCCCGGGGCCAGGGCTATAACCGGCCGGTGCTGTCGGCCTGGGGGTTTTGA
- a CDS encoding M48 family metallopeptidase gives MLRLVCVLLLCSCLAACDRVPVTERKQFVLISESQERTMGYNAARQILRTEPLLRDPAAQELVKRVGRRIAAVSGRPDYDWEFHVIDNDRAINAFCLPGGKIFVYSGLLKQVKSEDELAVVMAHEVAHALARHGAERATLEMGARLGGALLQLALGEEDPRIADIAGRVWGYGSNLGLMLPYSRKHEYEADAIGLALMAKAGYDPQAAVTFWEGMRRAGGAKPVLAFLSTHPTDEKRVARIRKDIEAISQGQAPGKS, from the coding sequence ATGCTCCGCCTTGTGTGCGTCCTGCTCCTTTGCTCCTGCCTTGCCGCCTGCGACCGCGTGCCCGTCACCGAGCGCAAGCAGTTCGTGCTCATCTCCGAGTCCCAGGAACGGACCATGGGCTACAACGCCGCCCGGCAGATCCTGCGCACCGAGCCGCTGTTGCGCGATCCGGCCGCCCAGGAGCTGGTGAAACGCGTGGGCCGGCGCATCGCCGCCGTGTCCGGCCGGCCGGACTATGACTGGGAATTCCACGTCATCGACAACGACCGGGCCATTAACGCCTTCTGTCTGCCCGGCGGCAAAATCTTCGTCTACAGCGGCCTGCTCAAACAGGTCAAAAGCGAGGATGAGCTGGCCGTGGTCATGGCCCACGAGGTGGCCCACGCCCTGGCCCGCCACGGCGCGGAGCGGGCCACCCTGGAGATGGGGGCGCGTCTGGGCGGCGCGCTGCTCCAGCTGGCCCTTGGCGAGGAAGACCCGCGCATCGCCGACATCGCCGGCCGGGTCTGGGGCTACGGATCCAACCTGGGACTCATGCTCCCCTACAGCCGCAAGCACGAATACGAGGCCGACGCCATCGGCCTGGCGCTCATGGCCAAGGCCGGCTACGATCCCCAGGCCGCCGTGACCTTCTGGGAGGGGATGCGCCGGGCCGGCGGGGCAAAACCCGTGCTCGCCTTCCTCTCCACCCACCCGACCGACGAAAAACGCGTGGCCCGCATCCGCAAGGACATTGAGGCCATAAGCCAAGGCCAAGCCCCGGGGAAGTCATGA
- the mobA gene encoding molybdenum cofactor guanylyltransferase, whose amino-acid sequence MKTGGELPLGVVLAGGLSSRMGRDKAWLTFFGQPLLRRVAEVLAGVTGEIMVSGRDPAPFGFACPWLPDDTPRLGPAGGVMTVLAATGRPCLVVSCDLPFLEPETLVRLVAAWRDRPETALMTTYRIVETGFVESLVAIYDPAGLPLLRENLEQGQRRLSAIFPESLRCHLDYSRDDPAVARAFFNVNSPPDLIRARGMEEGA is encoded by the coding sequence GTGAAGACGGGCGGGGAACTGCCGCTTGGCGTGGTGCTGGCCGGGGGACTGAGCAGCCGCATGGGCCGGGACAAGGCCTGGCTCACCTTTTTCGGCCAGCCGCTACTGCGCCGGGTGGCCGAGGTGCTGGCCGGGGTCACGGGCGAGATCATGGTTTCCGGGCGCGATCCCGCCCCGTTCGGCTTTGCCTGCCCCTGGCTCCCCGATGACACGCCGCGCCTGGGTCCGGCCGGCGGGGTCATGACCGTCCTGGCCGCGACGGGCCGGCCGTGCCTGGTCGTTTCCTGCGATCTGCCGTTTCTGGAACCAGAAACCCTGGTCCGTCTGGTCGCGGCCTGGCGCGATCGGCCGGAAACGGCCCTTATGACCACCTACCGCATCGTCGAGACCGGCTTCGTGGAGTCGCTGGTGGCCATCTACGATCCGGCCGGGTTGCCGCTGTTGCGGGAGAACCTGGAGCAGGGCCAGCGCCGGCTTTCAGCCATTTTTCCCGAGTCCCTGCGTTGCCATCTGGACTACAGTCGCGACGATCCGGCCGTGGCCCGGGCTTTTTTCAACGTCAATTCGCCGCCGGACCTCATCCGGGCACGCGGCATGGAGGAGGGGGCATGA
- a CDS encoding formate dehydrogenase accessory sulfurtransferase FdhD, producing MELPELTRAISCRRYRDGFFSDITDDVATEIRVTLDLEGVGRKTLYAAPLDPEALVLGHAALDMLGPGEIPALTDAQGLSFSLKVVPDARPAPDTTRPGGLPAAELLTLVRRFIAEPGLWDGTGCFHRAALYDPLAGNFIARAEDIGRHNCLDRLAGQGLRQGLCLPELILFLSCRVTASMMQKALRAGLRMVVSRSAVTGAALGAAKDAGVTLVGFARDAEERFTVFTDAAGRVGA from the coding sequence ATGGAACTGCCGGAACTGACCCGAGCAATATCCTGCCGCCGCTACCGGGACGGGTTTTTCTCCGACATCACCGATGACGTGGCTACCGAGATCCGGGTCACCCTGGACCTGGAAGGCGTGGGGCGAAAGACGCTTTACGCCGCGCCCCTTGATCCCGAGGCGCTGGTGCTGGGCCATGCCGCCCTGGACATGCTCGGGCCGGGCGAGATTCCGGCGTTGACCGACGCCCAGGGCTTGAGCTTTTCCCTGAAAGTCGTCCCGGACGCCCGGCCGGCGCCTGATACGACCCGGCCGGGCGGGCTGCCGGCCGCCGAACTGTTGACCCTGGTGCGGCGTTTCATCGCCGAACCGGGCCTGTGGGATGGCACGGGCTGTTTTCACCGGGCGGCCTTGTACGATCCCCTGGCCGGCAATTTTATCGCCCGGGCCGAGGACATCGGCCGCCACAACTGTCTGGACCGGTTGGCCGGGCAGGGCCTGCGCCAGGGGCTGTGCCTGCCGGAGTTGATCCTTTTTCTGTCCTGCCGGGTGACGGCCAGCATGATGCAAAAAGCCCTGCGGGCCGGGCTTCGCATGGTGGTCAGCCGTTCGGCCGTGACCGGAGCGGCCCTTGGCGCGGCCAAGGACGCCGGCGTCACCCTGGTCGGCTTTGCCCGGGACGCCGAGGAGCGTTTCACCGTCTTCACTGACGCCGCCGGCCGGGTGGGGGCGTGA